The following nucleotide sequence is from Gadus macrocephalus chromosome 18, ASM3116895v1.
gtagaacgcttctgttcagtagacactgaacagaaatagtatgtactaagtattgggattcagcccaggtcttactgaaggcatttaatggtcaaaatattattaataaatattcaaatatattcgatATAAGTCAATGCCCTGAGCATCTGTGATGGTGAGTGTTATCTATTTTGGCATGGGGGGACCTCTATCTTCAGTCCCAACTGGCACTGTTGACGACTCACGTCCACCGAACTCTTATATATGAACCCCCCAAACCCCTTTAAACAAAAGACCGCAAAAGGAGAGTTTTGTACTGTTCTGCTGTGGTGGGTCGTAACAGTAccacaacaataaataaatgaatagcaTAAAGGTTCAAGGTACCATTTTAAAGTGtccatgtgtaaaataattgtgCATCCTATGATAAAGGATATAAGAAAGGAAGATTTGAAGCACTTTTCCTTATCATGTAGAGCTAACTAGCTACCGTAGTAAGAATAAAAGACTAATCAATTCCAGCCCTCATATAGGTTGGCCGGGGCCATGATATCGGGACCATAATCAATGTGATCAGGTTCACCTGTGTTTACCCTGCTGTGAAAAAGGCCTTTCGATCAGCCGATTGGTCGATTTCCTAATTACTACAGCCGTGTAAAAACAATAAAGATGTGTCTAGCCTGCAGTCAGATAGTAGAAGAAGCAGCAGCACCAGTAGTAGCAATAGTAGTGTGGTGTAGCAATAGTAGTGTGGTGTAGCACTATGGTGTAGCACTATGGTGTAGCACTGTGATTTAGCACTGTGATTTAGCACTGTGATTTAGCACTTTGATTTAGCACTATGGCACACAAAGGGAAAGCTACACCGTGGCGTAGTTGGAGCCTTACTTCAGCGTTTCTGCTAGTCTGTTTAGCACCCCTGACACAGTCGTACAATTTGAGAAAAGCACTTGGCAGAAATAGAGAAAATGGTCATGAAGGAAAGATTCTGTTTGGTTACTTCTTTGAGAAGGGGCGAACTGATCTGCCAACAAGTATACACGCCAACTGGAATGTTACCTCCTCTGCAGAAGATGCCATCGGTTATCAAAAAGACTGGTCCGGTATGAACCATTGTTTGTATAGCTTAATTAACTTGTTTATTGTGAGTGAAATATCTAGTTATTTGTCTTGAttccataagtgtgtgtgtgtgcgtgtgtaaataAGATCTTCAATCCCATTCATCCGCTTTGTTTAAAGGGTGGTTCCATGATGATCCCAGTGTACAATGGAAGCACATGGAGCTGTCGGTTCAATGTGGTGCTTACCAGATGAAGCTCGTAGCGAGGGAGCCAGAAGCGTCACAGTTGCAACTGGTCCAAAGTGAGATTGTACTGCACACTTAAACTACATGTTAGAAAGTCATTGCCTAGAATAGTTATGTATTGAACTGTGGTCTTTCCAGAAAACGCCAAGTCGCTTCCCTTGACTCAGCTCCCTGAAACCTGTGGCTACTCAATCAGTCGAAACAATGTAATGCTTGTAATGGTGGCCTCATATGACGGCTGTACAATGATGCAAGAGGTAATATGAATTGGTGTTGACCTGACACTTGCTTTATCCTTTTTCTAATGGTCCAAATAACATGAGTTTATTTTCTAAACAGGACGGACGCTACATCCTACCAATGCTTTGGCAAAGAAGGCATATAATGCTCTCGTGCCCCATAAAAGAAATGCCTCCAGCACCACCTACGTCTCCAAGACGACAAATGTCACCTAAACCAGCAGCCTTGCCCTATCCATACAACCAGTGGGCTATGATGCCTCCCTTCAACAATTATCCATATGGACAACATGTAGTGCATCAAGAGCCAGCCGAGACTGAGCTCTCTACTACACAAGAGCCCACGACGACATCGCCAACACCACCCAAGGAGCAGCCAGCAAAAAGCCCACCTGCTTCTAAACCAGCTGGCTatccccctccccatccacaGTACCAGTGGGATATGATGCCTCCCTTCAAACACTATCCATATGGACAACATGTTGTCCATCAAGAGCCAGCCGAGACTGAGCTCTCTACTACACAAGAGCCCACGACGACATCGCCAACACCACCCAAGGAGCAGCCAGCAAAAAGCCCACCTGCTTCTAAACCAGCTGGCTATCCCCATCCACAGTACCAGTGGCATATGATGCCTCCCTTCAAACACTATCCATATGGACAACATGTAGTGCATCAAGAGCCAGCCGAGACTGACCTCCCTACTACACAAGAGCCCACGACGACATCGCCAACACCACCCAAGGAGCAGCCAGCAAAAATGTCCCCTAAACCAGCTGCCTTGCCCTATCCATACAACCAGTGGCTTATGATGCCTCCCTTCAACTATTATCCATATGGACAACATGTAGTGCATCAAGAGCCATCCATGACTTACCTCCCTACTACACAAGAGCCCACGACTACACCGCCAAAACCACCCAAGGAGCAGCCAGCAAAAATGTCCCCTAAACCAGCTGCCTTGCCCTATCCATACAACCAGTGGGCTATGATGCCTCCCTTCAACTATTATCCATATGGACAAGTGCATCAAGAGCCATCCATGACTTACCTCCCTACTACACAAGAGCCCACGACTACACCGCCAAAACCACCCAAGGAGCAGCCAGCAAAAAGCCCACCTGCTTCTAAACCAGCTGGCTATCCCCATCCACAGTACCAGTGGGATATGATGCCTCCCTTCAAACACTATCCATATGGACAACATGTAGTGCATCAAGAGCCAGCCGAGACTGAGCTCTCTACTACACAAGAGCCCACGACGACATCGCCAACACCACCCAAGGAGCAGCCAGCAAAAAGCCCACCTGCTTCTAAACCTGCTGGCTATCCCCATCCACAGTACCAGTGGCATATGATGCCTCCCTTCAAACACTATCCATATGGACAACATGTAGTGCATCAAGAGCCAGCCGAGACTCGCCTCTCTACGACACCGGAGcccacgccgccgccgacgaCACCAGAGCCGGCGACACCGGAGCCGACGAAGCCGCCGACGACACCGGAGCCGATGACACCGGAGCCGACGACGCCGCCGACGACACCGGAGCCCACGCCGACGACACCGGAGcccacgccgccgccgacgaCACCGGAGCCCACGACGACTCATCCTTCACCTGCTTCTCCAAAACAACCTACAGCTCGTTGGCCCGTTCACTTCAAACAGTGGTTTGAGATTCCTCCCTGGTTAATTAAGAAGCCATCACCTATCGATCATAAAACGGCTAATTTGGAACATTTTCTCCAGCAATTCTACGGCCCTCAATTACACTATCCACCAGTCTGACAGTGGCATTCACCATGGAACCAAAATAACTTCACCGTAGCCCTTCCCCTTTGACCATTTGTACTACCTTTTACTTGATGCACCTCTTTCCAGGCTAAAGCCTTTAAGTATTCTGTCAATAAAGACTTTCAAAGCTTTGTAAATTCATTGTCGTCAGTCTTCAGGGCAGTTCAAGGTGTATGCTACTTGACTAGGTTTACTTTGCCTGGCATATCACTTTCAGACGATATTCTTTAGTTTTGAAATTCTTTAATTTACAGTAGAGCAGATGGGTAGTCGGTTACACAAATTGTGCAAATGTAATGATTGGGACAGGGGGTTTTGTGGTGACATCCTTATGTAGATGTAGGACATCTGGAAAGCTGAACGGCCACCCAGCTGAAACGACTAGTACTGCGTCCTATAGCAGAATACATGTCCCTCAAATAGGAACATATAAGATGTTCTTAAACCTTAGCTAGTCATGGGTCATCGTGAGCAGGTTTTGAGACAATAAAAAATTAATTTAGTGGCATGAGAAATTGGACTCATTCCCCTACCCACAATCCTAAAGTGTAACACGTCTTTGATTGGAGCTTGGAAACGTTTACCCGCACCCGAGAAAGTTAAGTCGAAACAGCTGCCATTGAATTCGATCGCTTACcataattatgagataattGGTCGGAAATATGAAATTAAGTTTTCTGCCTTCTCCCATCTCGGTGGCCAAATCATGCAAACGACAATAAATGGTAAATAACTAGTTACTATTACATGTGACTcttgtacgagcctgagccggcctgagcgcgttctcggagggcaaagaaagcgttgttgtcatagtagttcatcatgacagtggactagacctagtgagcctacaacgtcaacacgatggaagaaaaaaaacaagttaCCACTGCtgccgttacttgccccggttcatccttttaaaaaggcaagaaaaagaaagacagaaacagaaaaggcagcaacaaaaaataaGTTGGAGactgctcgaggaaaaacgagaataaatattggattagcttttcagcgatggcgacagctgagggagttgaatggcctgaaagtgacgcaatggttgtgtcacgttaaaattgtaccgggggcgaaaattgtaccggcctacgtcatcgtttgtttacatcctgacaacctgcccggcaacagactacgcgatgcagaaaacatgtttccaaacgacgaaataacataatacagataacggatcgctatataacacttgtttttacttttgtggcaacccccttcgtcggcggcggggattcgggaattaatgaacgaagcagggttgcggtgcaacgggttttattggaaaaccagtcacaaaagggaaatcatataaactaaggttcttccgtaatcgggaataagggcgcgggacctcctggtccagcccttcctctgggtcggcggggaaacagcacccgacgcctccggcttactcctggtggggaaaACGTCTCGTTAAAACACGTCTCTTCCTGGTCCGCCCTTCCTgccgtctcccccgtccccagcccttaaagctcctctctcctggtcccccaggtgcccccaatgttcttgattccctgggcccggttgatgttccctctagcacagctgggtggagggggaggtatcttccttccaccacccgtccacggggcgggtgctgcagcggctggcccctggcccgTGGCATGGGGTTGCCACACACCCCCATCCTCAGCAGCAAGCCGGGGGTTCCTCCTGTTAGCCCTAGGCAGGCGTCCCTTCGGGACAGTGCGTCTGCGTTACCGTGGGCCCTTCCGGGTCGATGGACCACCTGGAAGCGGTAGTCTTGTAGGGCCAGGAACCAGCGCGTCACCCTGGCGTTGGTGTCCTTGGCCGTTGCCATCCACtttaggggggcgtggtcggtgaccaggCTAAAGTTCCGACCGAGGAGGTAGTAACGGAGCTTTTCTAGGGTCCACTTGATTGCCAGCGCCTCCTTTTCCACCGTTGAGTATGCCCTTTCGCTGGccaggagcttccggctgatgaAGGTCACCGGATGCTCCTCTCCTGACCGGACTTGAGATAGAACGGCTCCCAGCCCCACCTCAGACGCATCCGTGTGTACCACGAAGGGGAGGCTGAAGTCCGGGGTGATGAGCACGGGCTCGGTGCAGAGAGCCTGCCGTAGGTGGGAGAAGgcttcctcaacctcctccgtcCACTTCACTCGGTCGGGTAGAGTCCTCCGGGTTAGCTCGTTGAGGGGGCTGGCCAGTGTTGCGAACGCGGGGATGAACCTCTGATAGTACCCGACTAGTCCCAGGAAGGACTTCACCTGTTTCTTGGTGGTCGGCCTGGGCCAGGTCCGGATGGCTTGCACTTTTCCGTCCTGGGGTCTCACACAGCCCCTCCCGACTTGATAGCCCAGGTAGgaggcctcctccaggcccaggCGACACTTCTTGGGGTTGGCCGTGAGGCCGGCGGTTCGAAGCGCCCCAAGGACGgctcggaggtggtggagatggatggTCCAGGTGCTGCTGTGTATTACGATGTCATCTATATACGCGGCGGCGTATTCTCTGTGGGCCCGTAGGATCCGGTCCATCATCCTTTGAAAGGTTGCGGGTGCCCCATGCACCCCGAACGGGAGGACGGTGTATTGGTATAGCCCGTCTGGTGTGGCGAacgccgtcttctcccgggacCGCTTGGTgagggggacctgccagtatCCCTTCGTGAGGTCTAGGGTGGATATGAACCGGGCCGGGCCCAGTTGCTCTATCAACTCGTCTACCCGTGGCATAGGGTAGGCGTCGAAGGCAGACGCTTCGTTCAGTTTGCGAAAGTCATTGCAGAACCGGTAGGTCCCGTCTGGTTTGGGTACCAGAACCACCGGGCTGGACCACGCGCTATGGGACTCCTCTATGACCCCCATCTGCAGCATGCGGGCGACCTCTGTTCTGATGACGGCGCGCCGTGCTTCCGGGATGCGGTAGGGCCGGAGGCGGACTCTGACTCCCGGTTCTGTCCGGATGTCGTGGCTGACGGTTGTGGTCCTGCCGGGTCGCTCGGAGAAGACATCCAGATGTTGGAGCACCATGTCCCGCATGTCCTGTGTCTGGCTCGGGCTCAGCAGCTCCCCCACTGGGACCTCTGGAGGGGGCAGTCGAGCGGCCAGCGTCAGGAGAGTTGGATCCCGCGGAGTGGTCAGTGGTTGCCACCACTGACCAGGTTGATGTGGTACAGCTGGGTGGTCTTGCGTCTCCCCGGTTGCCGCACCCGGTAATTTACCTCGCCCACCCGGTCGATGATCTCAtagggtccctgccacttggccaggaacttGCACTCAGAGGTCGGGATGAGGACGAGGACCTGGTCGCCCGGGTCGAAGGTGCGCAGCTGGGCCCCCCGGTTGTACACCCGAGCTTGGGCTTGCTGGGCTCGTCCAAGGTGCTCCCGGACCACGGGCCACACCTGCGCCATCCTGTCCCGCACCTGCTCCACGTGCTCGATGAcggtgcggtggggggagggttggcTCTCCCAGGCGTCCCGGGCGATGTCGAGGAGCCCTCTCGGTCGTCTCCCATAGAGTAGCTCGAACGGGGAGAAGCCGGTGGAGGCCTGGGGTACCTCCCTGATGGCGAACAGGACGTGAGGGAgtagctggtcccagttctttccATCGACCTCCATCACCTTTTTCAGCATGCGTTTTAAGGTCTGATTAAACCTCTCTACCAGTCCGtcggtctgggggtggtagacgGAGGTCCGGAGGTGGCGGATCTGTAACAGACTGAGGAGGTCCTTTAACACCCGGGACATAAAGCAGGAGCCTTGATCTGTCAAGATCTCCCTAACTATTCCCACCCTGCTAAATAACGTCATTAGCTCTCTTGCCACTGCCTTGGCTGTGGCGGCGCGGAGAGGTATGGCCTCTGGGTAGCGGGTCGCGTAGTCTACCATGACCAGTATGTAGCGGTGACCTCGGCTAGTTCTGGGGAGGGGGCCTACGATGTCTAATGCCAGTCTGTCGAAGGGGACCTCGATCAGGGGCATGGGTATGAGGGGATTCCGTACGGACGGTCTAGGGGCGGTACgttggcactcggggcaggctCGGCAGTAGTCCTCTATGTCTTTCTTTACCCCTGGCCAATAAAATCTAGCTAAAACCCGGTCCCTGGTCTTATCCATCCCCAGATGAGCCCCTAGGAGGTGTGAGTGGGCCATGTACAACACCTTGCTAACATAGGACCGTGGAACGATCAgctgttccacctcctctccccccctctgaatTACCCTATACAGTAACCCTCCCCGTG
It contains:
- the LOC132446758 gene encoding uncharacterized protein LOC132446758 yields the protein MAHKGKATPWRSWSLTSAFLLVCLAPLTQSYNLRKALGRNRENGHEGKILFGYFFEKGRTDLPTSIHANWNVTSSAEDAIGYQKDWSGWFHDDPSVQWKHMELSVQCGAYQMKLVAREPEASQLQLVQKNAKSLPLTQLPETCGYSISRNNVMLVMVASYDGCTMMQEDGRYILPMLWQRRHIMLSCPIKEMPPAPPTSPRRQMSPKPAALPYPYNQWAMMPPFNNYPYGQHVVHQEPAETELSTTQEPTTTSPTPPKEQPAKSPPASKPAGYPPPHPQYQWDMMPPFKHYPYGQHVVHQEPAETELSTTQEPTTTSPTPPKEQPAKSPPASKPAGYPHPQYQWHMMPPFKHYPYGQHVVHQEPAETDLPTTQEPTTTSPTPPKEQPAKMSPKPAALPYPYNQWLMMPPFNYYPYGQHVVHQEPSMTYLPTTQEPTTTPPKPPKEQPAKMSPKPAALPYPYNQWAMMPPFNYYPYGQVHQEPSMTYLPTTQEPTTTPPKPPKEQPAKSPPASKPAGYPHPQYQWDMMPPFKHYPYGQHVVHQEPAETELSTTQEPTTTSPTPPKEQPAKSPPASKPAGYPHPQYQWHMMPPFKHYPYGQHVVHQEPAETRLSTTPEPTPPPTTPEPATPEPTKPPTTPEPMTPEPTTPPTTPEPTPTTPEPTPPPTTPEPTTTHPSPASPKQPTAR